The Niastella koreensis GR20-10 genome includes a window with the following:
- a CDS encoding relaxase/mobilization nuclease domain-containing protein, protein MIGKVITGNSFYHCFKYCLEDNKNLSEERKLELSKKDNVQHKERAEVLYYNNCFGNVNELTSQFSEVSKLSRRVEKPVFHFTLSLAHGENLSKNQLIEIAQACTESFKVDQNQYAVILHKDTHAQHIHIVANRVGYDGKVASNSNNYRQMANLCRQLEIKHHLKQVLNPRPFLPKEQRLIPRQNARMDQLKTNIRQVLQQVKTMEQFEQKMNSLGYQVLKGRGIAFIDNKKVKIKGSEVGYSLMTIERLLTQKQTEKLVQKTQQGEPIGLPKQKQTGASNTSGTAGKKVVEKKPEKQNDIPLPGMHKNQLLDALLKSEQVDAPGPFLYEKKKKKKKHRHRL, encoded by the coding sequence ATGATCGGCAAAGTCATCACCGGAAATTCCTTTTACCACTGCTTTAAATACTGTCTGGAAGATAATAAAAACTTATCCGAAGAACGGAAGTTAGAGCTGTCTAAAAAGGATAATGTACAACACAAAGAGCGGGCCGAAGTGCTGTATTATAATAACTGTTTTGGCAACGTAAACGAGCTGACCAGCCAGTTCAGTGAAGTCAGCAAATTGAGCCGCCGGGTAGAAAAGCCTGTCTTTCATTTCACGCTTAGTTTGGCACATGGGGAAAATCTTTCCAAAAATCAACTGATAGAAATTGCCCAGGCTTGTACGGAGTCATTTAAGGTAGATCAAAACCAGTATGCCGTCATACTGCATAAAGATACGCATGCACAACACATCCATATTGTTGCCAACCGGGTGGGTTATGATGGCAAGGTAGCCAGCAATAGCAACAACTATCGCCAAATGGCTAACCTGTGCCGGCAGTTGGAAATAAAGCATCATTTAAAACAGGTGCTAAATCCGCGGCCATTCTTACCCAAAGAACAGCGATTGATTCCCCGGCAAAACGCCCGGATGGATCAATTAAAAACGAACATCCGCCAGGTGCTGCAGCAGGTAAAAACGATGGAACAGTTTGAGCAAAAAATGAACTCCCTGGGCTACCAGGTATTAAAGGGACGGGGTATTGCTTTTATCGACAATAAAAAGGTAAAGATCAAGGGCAGTGAAGTCGGTTATTCATTAATGACAATTGAGAGATTGCTCACTCAGAAACAAACAGAAAAACTGGTGCAGAAAACGCAGCAAGGTGAACCAATAGGGTTGCCAAAACAAAAGCAAACCGGGGCCTCGAATACTTCAGGGACGGCTGGTAAAAAAGTGGTTGAAAAAAAACCGGAAAAGCAGAACGATATACCGCTGCCCGGTATGCATAAAAATCAGCTACTCGATGCATTATTGAAGTCTGAGCAGGTAGATGCGCCTGGTCCATTTTTATACGAAAAAAAGAAAAAGAAGAAAAAACACAGGCACCGACTGTAA
- a CDS encoding plasmid mobilization protein has translation MKQMDQTIKNKGGRPKKHLKKDCRVSVRCSYIQRKAIQAKAKSVKFSVSEYLLKMGLTGNIDRREKVLPKEVLQLIGTLNHTAANLNQIAKKRNGIEPFTAFDRANLLAQSADLKTLTETINNYLK, from the coding sequence ATGAAGCAGATGGATCAAACGATCAAAAACAAGGGCGGACGCCCTAAAAAGCACCTTAAAAAGGATTGCAGGGTAAGCGTTAGATGCTCCTATATTCAGCGCAAGGCCATCCAGGCGAAAGCCAAATCGGTAAAATTTTCGGTATCGGAATACCTTTTAAAAATGGGCCTGACCGGTAATATTGACAGGCGTGAAAAGGTGTTGCCAAAGGAAGTTTTACAGTTAATTGGAACGCTGAATCACACTGCCGCCAACCTCAATCAGATCGCCAAAAAACGAAATGGTATTGAGCCGTTTACTGCTTTTGACCGGGCCAATTTACTCGCTCAATCTGCCGACTTAAAAACGCTTACTGAAACCATAAACAATTACCTGAAATGA
- a CDS encoding toprim domain-containing protein: protein MNRNTLSFHPPTPVSKNGLKPADRDTFFAGEKKRNRDGKILITDDRRLASKSLLEYLKKRCIPLEIAERFCSEVDFQLYGKKHTVIGFKNNAGGYELRSENFKGSSSPKEVTFIDNRTDDVAVFEGFFSFLSFCTINKNLTATLTNCLILNSLAFFEKSRPLMEKHRQVHLILDRDTAGVKHTLQALEWDKGRYFDRSDHYENHKDLNDWLIHNNHNLRQSLRPGRLL from the coding sequence GTGAACCGGAATACCCTTTCTTTTCACCCGCCAACACCGGTCTCAAAAAATGGTTTGAAGCCCGCCGATCGTGATACATTTTTTGCTGGTGAAAAGAAAAGAAACCGGGACGGTAAAATACTCATTACTGACGACCGCCGGTTAGCTTCAAAATCCTTGTTAGAATACCTTAAAAAGAGATGCATCCCCCTGGAAATTGCGGAGCGTTTTTGCAGCGAAGTTGACTTCCAATTATATGGCAAAAAACATACGGTGATCGGCTTTAAAAATAATGCTGGTGGCTATGAATTACGCAGCGAAAATTTCAAGGGTAGCAGCTCTCCGAAGGAGGTAACTTTTATTGACAATCGAACAGACGATGTTGCCGTATTTGAAGGCTTTTTCAGCTTCCTTTCATTTTGCACCATCAATAAAAATCTAACAGCCACACTGACAAATTGCCTGATTTTAAACTCGCTCGCTTTTTTTGAAAAGAGCCGTCCATTAATGGAAAAACACAGGCAAGTTCATTTGATCCTGGACCGAGACACCGCTGGTGTAAAGCATACCCTTCAGGCTTTGGAATGGGATAAAGGGAGGTACTTCGACCGCAGCGACCATTATGAAAACCATAAGGATTTAAACGACTGGCTTATTCATAATAACCACAACCTAAGGCAAAGCCTTAGACCAGGAAGACTGCTTTGA
- a CDS encoding CHC2 zinc finger domain-containing protein, with amino-acid sequence MATCALTCADAKKIDLVDYLASLGYHPQKVSLPDYWYLSPFRDEKTASFKVNRKLNVYYDHGTGLGGDLIDFGTRFITVQYQNSCTG; translated from the coding sequence ATGGCTACGTGTGCTTTGACTTGTGCAGATGCGAAGAAAATTGACCTGGTGGATTACCTGGCCAGCCTGGGCTACCACCCACAAAAGGTATCGCTTCCGGATTACTGGTATCTGTCACCATTCCGGGATGAAAAAACGGCTTCCTTTAAGGTTAATAGAAAGCTGAATGTGTATTACGATCATGGTACTGGCCTGGGTGGTGACCTGATAGATTTCGGCACCCGGTTTATAACTGTTCAGTATCAGAATTCCTGCACCGGTTAG
- a CDS encoding helix-turn-helix domain-containing protein, which yields MSEVNNNAPFLLIQKPQELIKLFEGLIDRKIREIGTLTPTPSVSAAGESPFLSTKDVQKIFNVSRQTINDWRKSGLLPSIKIKSRRYFIRDQVQALQQKWMAPGNQ from the coding sequence ATGAGTGAGGTAAATAACAATGCACCGTTTCTGCTGATTCAGAAACCGCAGGAGCTAATCAAATTATTCGAAGGGTTGATTGACCGGAAGATCCGGGAAATTGGTACACTAACCCCAACACCATCGGTCAGCGCTGCTGGTGAATCCCCTTTCCTTTCCACCAAGGATGTTCAGAAGATTTTCAACGTCAGTCGGCAGACAATAAACGATTGGCGTAAGTCCGGTTTGCTGCCATCCATTAAGATTAAATCCCGCCGGTATTTTATCCGCGATCAGGTGCAGGCTCTGCAACAGAAATGGATGGCGCCCGGTAATCAGTAA
- a CDS encoding SAVED domain-containing protein, which translates to MEIPKGILLVLHNGFAKITVTEALSALPSTFHSLDREIVEVSYSHLIDLSKLYDTGYEQFALEHRRIFANKIAPHLTNHPDYKTVYFGLAPIPLCIDFGHLFHNHRDFLIFHKHHVTKEWYIDLGATDNLNPINITGIPDINQKGISNALIRLGISHPINPEDTFEILPNAAEIDIALENPDEDAITTPNSLVEVGMAVKEAFDQLSNNRSNINRIHLFASIGCGMAFTIGTKISPNIHSYIQTYQYSRTRDPKYTKALLIKSQLRTERKIGETEREIIDRLRLISNEELVNKIHKYMDHNENMSRNRIWYQGIIPRLKPEIMSEDFWKDLPALYETSLKNDSFDLETKTVDGFYWSKNKWVIDDGFYLSIHNRIESEGDILQAIRLFLFHEALHYKKHKLNSYTVIEIGSFPKVLETADYQADVYAIINEYGYYAQMIKEVNNTKDFFLNAIKVATETMWSFDDCGVELEEIQIRRLNRYMIWYWQFARIEQEGNDLNSIISILEEKPVIEINGLRTKEENNRFFYLLERRKDSPLELAIFHKNELLRNGSALNMPIENLVNGVKSMNGEMILDVMRSFVSQK; encoded by the coding sequence ATGGAAATACCTAAAGGGATTCTCCTCGTTTTACATAATGGATTTGCTAAAATTACAGTAACCGAGGCATTAAGCGCACTTCCATCGACATTTCACAGTTTAGATAGGGAAATTGTTGAAGTCAGCTACTCTCACCTTATAGACCTCTCTAAGCTTTACGATACAGGGTATGAGCAGTTTGCGCTGGAGCACAGAAGAATTTTTGCAAACAAGATAGCTCCTCATTTAACCAACCATCCTGATTACAAAACCGTATATTTCGGGTTGGCTCCAATTCCGTTATGTATTGACTTTGGGCACTTGTTTCATAATCACAGAGATTTTCTAATATTCCATAAACACCATGTAACAAAGGAATGGTACATTGATCTTGGTGCAACTGATAATTTAAATCCGATAAACATCACGGGTATTCCTGATATAAATCAGAAAGGGATATCTAATGCACTAATAAGATTAGGTATCTCTCATCCAATAAACCCTGAGGATACGTTCGAAATATTGCCGAATGCGGCGGAAATTGATATTGCATTAGAAAATCCGGATGAAGATGCTATAACGACACCTAATAGTTTAGTTGAAGTCGGTATGGCTGTAAAAGAGGCTTTTGATCAGTTGTCTAACAATAGAAGTAATATTAATAGAATTCACCTTTTTGCTTCTATTGGTTGCGGGATGGCTTTCACAATTGGAACAAAAATATCTCCAAACATCCACTCATATATTCAAACCTATCAATATTCAAGAACTAGAGATCCCAAATACACAAAAGCTTTATTAATAAAATCCCAACTTAGAACTGAACGGAAGATAGGCGAAACGGAGAGAGAAATTATTGACCGCTTAAGGCTTATTAGTAATGAGGAGCTGGTCAATAAGATTCATAAGTACATGGATCATAATGAGAATATGTCTAGAAACCGAATATGGTATCAGGGGATCATACCAAGGCTTAAACCGGAGATTATGTCTGAAGATTTTTGGAAGGACTTACCTGCTTTATATGAAACCAGTCTTAAGAATGACAGTTTTGATTTGGAAACCAAAACTGTCGATGGCTTTTATTGGTCTAAGAATAAATGGGTTATTGATGATGGATTTTATCTGTCAATACATAATAGAATTGAAAGTGAAGGTGATATCCTTCAGGCAATTCGACTATTCTTATTTCATGAAGCTTTACATTATAAAAAACATAAATTAAATAGCTATACAGTCATCGAAATTGGTAGTTTCCCGAAGGTTCTGGAAACAGCAGATTACCAAGCGGACGTATATGCTATAATAAACGAGTATGGCTATTATGCTCAAATGATAAAGGAGGTCAATAATACAAAAGATTTTTTTCTTAATGCCATAAAAGTCGCTACAGAGACCATGTGGAGTTTCGATGACTGTGGTGTCGAACTCGAAGAGATTCAAATACGTAGGTTGAATCGATACATGATCTGGTACTGGCAATTCGCAAGAATTGAACAAGAAGGAAATGATCTGAATTCTATTATTAGTATTCTTGAAGAGAAGCCTGTAATAGAAATTAACGGATTAAGAACAAAGGAGGAAAATAATCGGTTTTTCTATCTATTAGAAAGACGAAAAGATAGCCCGTTAGAACTTGCTATTTTTCATAAAAATGAACTGTTAAGGAACGGTAGTGCTCTCAATATGCCCATCGAAAATCTAGTAAATGGAGTAAAATCGATGAACGGTGAAATGATTCTTGATGTAATGCGAAGCTTTGTTAGCCAGAAGTAA
- a CDS encoding Mov34/MPN/PAD-1 family protein, with product MDGFIQREETTPESGGVLLGRFIKYSKDIVIDKISVPMKDDICTRYSFKRLSLGHQKMIDEEWTQSKGTCNYLGEWHTHPEEFPIPSNVDTRNWKRKLKSDVFSARFLYFIIVGMTEIKIWEGDRRTLEIKQLLKIIYGNT from the coding sequence ATGGATGGATTCATACAGAGGGAAGAAACAACTCCGGAATCAGGTGGTGTGTTATTAGGCAGGTTTATTAAATATTCTAAGGATATTGTAATTGATAAAATATCTGTTCCAATGAAGGATGATATATGTACCAGGTATTCATTCAAAAGGTTATCGCTTGGCCACCAAAAAATGATTGATGAAGAATGGACTCAAAGTAAAGGAACCTGTAATTATCTTGGCGAATGGCACACACATCCTGAAGAATTTCCAATTCCTTCAAATGTTGATACTCGAAATTGGAAAAGGAAATTAAAATCCGATGTTTTTTCAGCCCGATTTCTCTATTTTATCATAGTAGGTATGACCGAGATAAAAATCTGGGAGGGTGATAGACGAACACTTGAAATTAAACAATTACTGAAAATAATATATGGAAATACCTAA
- a CDS encoding ThiF family adenylyltransferase: MMDVAAFTKLVKSAGILDNVVEAETPALLKGGLVFSVLGEVNINNKQLKLCISASSRFPLHAPVIYFINHNEYDRIPHVQGDGLICYAQEDAIVLDIDNPIGVIRECLKMAISTVADGFAKKNEGDFYNEYETYWRRLKDAIPILTVIPIDDHIKVIHYLKIPNRDIMFAWSSEIDGEKILNRLITNQNKQIRHYYGVFIPLQKGAKIYIPKDDEELDINHIREITLTNLSPENKKRLEIIQATGKIEDLLIYCLPQPNDHHSLFGVRVKNIAFGKHPLFSSGRKFSLIPLTVQRIDKEHMLTRAGTGRKYLDKRILVIGGGSVGGYLCDELIKSAIVNVDIVDGDSLIPDNCYRHTCGIKYVLMNKAEAIKSKLETFYPHANINAINTNFETAFEDGKLKLNKYDTIIVATGNATLNQYLNRLFRVEASKTPVIYCWLDPLGIGGHCLITNITQYGCFQCLYTNEDLHNIASFTNKEQPKSFSKSITGCGAAYIPYGSLDAIQTAIIVVRNLLRIFEGEVAQNCVESWKGNADLFLSEGYKLASRYFQSIEELERSKHLFYQPNCTICGRQRTDLQTE; the protein is encoded by the coding sequence ATGATGGATGTTGCAGCTTTTACAAAACTAGTCAAGTCTGCCGGAATATTAGACAATGTTGTCGAAGCAGAAACACCAGCTCTCTTAAAAGGTGGGCTGGTCTTTAGTGTATTGGGTGAGGTAAATATAAATAATAAACAGCTCAAGCTTTGTATAAGCGCCTCTAGTCGATTTCCTCTCCATGCTCCCGTAATTTATTTTATTAACCACAATGAATATGACCGCATACCTCATGTTCAAGGAGATGGATTAATTTGTTATGCGCAAGAAGATGCAATTGTATTAGATATTGACAATCCTATTGGTGTCATTAGAGAGTGTTTAAAAATGGCAATATCAACCGTAGCTGATGGCTTTGCCAAAAAGAATGAAGGCGATTTTTATAATGAATATGAAACCTATTGGCGTAGGTTAAAAGATGCTATTCCGATATTAACAGTCATTCCAATCGATGATCATATAAAAGTCATACATTATTTAAAAATTCCCAATAGGGATATAATGTTTGCCTGGAGTAGCGAAATTGATGGTGAAAAGATACTAAATCGGTTAATTACAAATCAAAATAAGCAGATTCGTCATTACTATGGCGTATTCATCCCCTTACAAAAGGGAGCCAAAATATATATTCCAAAAGATGATGAGGAACTTGATATAAACCATATTCGAGAAATCACATTAACCAATCTCTCTCCAGAGAATAAAAAACGACTGGAAATAATTCAGGCTACTGGGAAGATAGAGGACTTACTAATCTATTGTTTACCGCAACCCAATGACCATCATTCTTTATTTGGAGTGCGAGTCAAAAATATAGCTTTTGGTAAGCATCCTTTGTTTTCGTCAGGCAGAAAGTTTAGTCTTATTCCTTTAACTGTTCAAAGGATTGACAAAGAGCATATGCTCACGCGTGCCGGAACTGGTAGAAAGTATCTCGATAAAAGGATTTTGGTAATAGGGGGAGGATCTGTTGGGGGCTATCTGTGTGATGAATTAATAAAATCAGCAATTGTAAACGTTGATATTGTTGACGGAGACAGTTTAATACCAGATAATTGCTATCGCCATACTTGTGGTATTAAATATGTTTTGATGAACAAAGCCGAGGCTATTAAGAGTAAGTTAGAGACATTCTATCCTCACGCCAACATAAATGCTATAAATACCAACTTTGAGACGGCTTTTGAAGATGGCAAATTGAAGCTGAATAAATATGATACGATAATTGTTGCGACTGGCAATGCTACTTTAAATCAATACCTTAACAGGTTATTCAGAGTAGAAGCATCCAAGACACCGGTCATATATTGCTGGTTAGACCCTCTCGGCATTGGAGGACATTGTCTAATTACTAATATTACGCAATATGGCTGTTTCCAGTGTTTATATACCAATGAAGATTTACACAATATTGCCTCATTTACAAATAAAGAGCAGCCAAAAAGCTTCTCAAAATCAATAACAGGATGTGGTGCTGCTTACATCCCTTACGGATCGTTAGATGCAATTCAGACCGCAATAATTGTAGTTCGTAATCTCCTTCGGATCTTTGAAGGCGAGGTGGCACAGAATTGTGTGGAATCATGGAAAGGTAATGCTGATCTTTTCCTCTCAGAAGGGTACAAGTTGGCCTCTCGATATTTTCAAAGCATTGAAGAGCTAGAACGATCTAAACATTTATTTTATCAACCAAATTGTACCATTTGTGGTAGGCAAAGAACTGATTTACAAACTGAGTAA
- a CDS encoding cyclic GMP-AMP synthase DncV-like nucleotidyltransferase has product MGSIVQNQFIKFHGKIRLDMDNIKAVIEKRDMLIDEIRAYIKKMCENDEIELVKFETFNQGSYSMGTGIKPQNEDDDYDIDCGLLFEISIDDYSPIRVKQWVFDALNNNEFRTVEWKKACVRVQYIEEGLPKFHVDFASYSNTNDDDKIFLAKGTPTSTTDNKKWEETQPKKLRDLINDKFDDEEECSQFKRVIRYAKRWKDNQFTSVNGKPTGIALTALAYEGFKPYTKDLFTSEVDINDLKATKDFVGYILSHYNWLTNRISIQLPVPPHNDLFEKMTDQQCKELKQKLEKLRDCLIESEQETDPHEACKILKKQFGDDFPVPVKEETGQNRKKAIAGTSESA; this is encoded by the coding sequence ATGGGTAGTATAGTACAAAATCAATTCATTAAGTTTCATGGAAAAATCAGACTTGATATGGATAACATCAAGGCTGTCATTGAAAAAAGAGATATGCTCATTGATGAGATACGGGCATATATAAAGAAAATGTGTGAAAATGACGAAATCGAGCTAGTAAAGTTTGAAACTTTCAACCAGGGAAGTTATTCAATGGGTACAGGAATTAAGCCACAAAATGAGGACGATGATTATGATATAGATTGTGGATTATTATTTGAGATAAGTATAGATGATTATTCTCCCATTCGTGTAAAGCAGTGGGTGTTTGATGCATTAAATAACAACGAATTTCGAACAGTAGAGTGGAAGAAAGCGTGTGTTCGTGTTCAGTATATTGAGGAAGGCTTGCCCAAATTTCATGTTGATTTTGCTTCGTACTCCAATACAAATGATGACGACAAAATTTTTCTTGCGAAAGGAACGCCAACATCCACAACGGACAACAAAAAATGGGAGGAGACTCAACCTAAAAAGTTAAGGGATTTAATAAATGATAAATTTGATGACGAGGAAGAATGTTCCCAATTCAAAAGAGTAATACGTTATGCAAAGAGATGGAAAGACAACCAATTTACAAGTGTTAATGGGAAGCCAACGGGAATTGCTTTAACGGCTTTAGCATACGAAGGTTTTAAACCTTATACCAAAGATCTGTTTACTTCAGAAGTAGATATTAATGATCTGAAGGCTACAAAAGATTTTGTAGGCTATATACTTAGCCACTATAATTGGCTGACAAATAGAATTAGCATTCAACTTCCTGTTCCGCCACATAATGATTTGTTTGAGAAAATGACAGATCAACAATGTAAAGAACTCAAACAAAAATTGGAAAAACTAAGGGACTGCCTTATTGAATCGGAACAAGAAACAGATCCTCACGAGGCCTGTAAGATTCTGAAAAAGCAATTTGGTGACGACTTTCCAGTTCCTGTTAAGGAAGAAACAGGACAAAATAGGAAGAAAGCAATAGCAGGGACTTCAGAATCGGCATGA
- a CDS encoding site-specific integrase, translated as MSKGNLNLFIRFRLFKSRGKNGKLPIYVRFTINQQRVELSTNEYVTAIAWDAEGQFVKGKTQEAQTINRRLALIKGELHKKYLQLEALGKPITAEILKNLYQGVDENRKSLQEAIDIYYDRFAEKVASGQKSKHSLKCVHTTREKLKAFTKHQYKVTDLPLKEIKPAIAGDFEHFLVTHEKGCNNTAMKYIRILKRVLKFAVDQGWLETNPVGRFKCTYVEPSRERLTMEEVMTLYHKGFAVERLAEVRDVFLFSCYTGFAYQDVYSLTPDNIVTGIDGEKWIATDRRKTGTPERVPLLPIALEIVEKYKNHLWCRSKNRLLPVNTNQCYNGYLKEIAEVCGIKKYLTTHMARHTFATTILLEQDVPIETVSQLLGHRSIRTTQIYAKVSQKKVSQNMKVLKEKLAGMKNDVKQGNN; from the coding sequence ATGAGTAAGGGAAATTTAAACCTTTTCATCCGGTTCCGGCTGTTCAAGAGCCGGGGCAAAAATGGGAAGCTACCCATTTATGTACGTTTTACGATCAATCAGCAAAGGGTTGAATTATCTACCAATGAGTATGTGACTGCTATTGCCTGGGATGCTGAAGGGCAATTTGTAAAAGGGAAAACACAGGAAGCGCAGACCATCAACCGGCGCCTGGCATTAATTAAAGGAGAACTGCACAAAAAGTACCTGCAGCTGGAAGCGCTTGGCAAGCCCATTACCGCCGAGATCTTAAAGAACCTGTACCAGGGTGTTGACGAAAACCGGAAATCGCTACAGGAAGCGATTGATATTTATTACGACCGATTTGCCGAAAAGGTAGCCAGCGGGCAGAAATCGAAACATAGTCTGAAATGTGTACACACCACCCGGGAGAAGTTAAAGGCGTTCACAAAGCATCAGTACAAAGTAACCGACCTGCCACTGAAGGAAATAAAACCAGCCATTGCCGGAGACTTTGAACACTTCTTAGTTACACACGAAAAGGGCTGCAACAATACCGCCATGAAGTACATCCGCATCCTGAAGCGGGTACTAAAGTTTGCAGTTGACCAGGGCTGGCTGGAAACGAACCCGGTGGGTCGGTTCAAATGCACGTATGTAGAACCATCCCGCGAACGATTAACAATGGAAGAAGTAATGACCTTGTATCATAAGGGGTTTGCCGTTGAACGGTTAGCCGAGGTAAGGGATGTATTTCTTTTCAGTTGCTACACCGGCTTCGCCTATCAGGATGTTTACAGTTTAACACCCGATAACATCGTAACCGGCATCGACGGTGAAAAATGGATAGCCACCGACCGCCGAAAAACGGGTACGCCGGAACGGGTACCGCTACTCCCTATTGCATTGGAGATAGTAGAGAAATACAAAAACCATCTCTGGTGTCGCAGCAAGAACCGGTTACTACCGGTAAACACCAACCAGTGTTACAATGGCTACCTCAAGGAGATAGCTGAAGTATGCGGTATTAAAAAGTACCTCACCACCCACATGGCACGCCACACGTTTGCCACCACTATTCTGCTGGAGCAGGATGTGCCTATTGAAACGGTTAGTCAGTTGTTAGGCCACCGCAGCATACGTACTACGCAGATATATGCGAAGGTGAGTCAGAAGAAGGTAAGTCAGAATATGAAGGTGTTGAAGGAGAAATTGGCAGGGATGAAAAATGACGTGAAGCAAGGAAATAATTAA
- a CDS encoding DinB family protein — protein MSTQSLTSASVINAQQLLKHWQGHRDLTRRTIVAFPDDKLFSYSIGGMRPFSDLVYEFLGMAVPGLKGIATGTWQKWADAEKVSTKAELLALWDQATAEINEIWDTIPPHRFEEQDVAFGMWPGTGISFILYFIDNEIHHRGQSYVYLRSLGIEPPAFWDRH, from the coding sequence ATGTCAACGCAAAGTCTAACCTCCGCCTCAGTTATCAACGCCCAACAATTACTGAAACACTGGCAAGGTCATCGCGACCTTACCCGCAGGACCATTGTGGCCTTTCCTGACGACAAACTCTTTTCCTATTCCATTGGCGGTATGCGTCCGTTTTCTGACCTGGTGTATGAATTTCTTGGCATGGCAGTTCCCGGACTGAAAGGCATTGCCACCGGTACCTGGCAAAAATGGGCCGATGCAGAGAAAGTGAGCACTAAGGCCGAATTGCTGGCCCTGTGGGACCAGGCCACTGCCGAGATCAACGAGATCTGGGACACCATTCCGCCGCACCGGTTTGAAGAACAGGACGTAGCATTTGGAATGTGGCCCGGCACGGGCATCTCTTTCATCCTCTACTTTATTGATAACGAGATCCACCACCGCGGGCAGTCTTACGTGTACCTGAGAAGTCTGGGTATTGAACCGCCTGCTTTCTGGGACCGTCACTAA
- a CDS encoding VOC family protein, whose protein sequence is MRNAFYVLSLSLGLSFISLTSFAQNKPILNHIALYVTDLKTSTHFYQHVIGLDTIPEPFHDGHHTWFSIGAHGHLHVISGATAKTTHEKNTHLCFSVPSINDFVANLKKNGIEYENWAGEKNTVTKRVDGIQQLYFRDPDGYWIEINDDNK, encoded by the coding sequence ATGAGAAATGCCTTTTATGTTTTATCGCTGAGCCTGGGGCTGTCATTTATTTCCCTGACCTCCTTCGCTCAAAACAAGCCTATCCTTAACCATATTGCCTTATATGTTACGGATCTGAAAACCAGCACCCATTTTTACCAGCATGTGATTGGCCTCGACACCATTCCTGAGCCTTTTCACGATGGCCACCATACCTGGTTCAGCATTGGCGCCCATGGCCACCTGCACGTTATTTCGGGCGCCACCGCTAAAACCACCCACGAAAAAAACACCCACCTCTGCTTCAGCGTGCCTTCCATCAACGATTTTGTAGCTAATCTCAAAAAGAACGGGATTGAATACGAAAACTGGGCCGGTGAAAAGAACACCGTCACCAAACGGGTCGACGGCATCCAGCAACTCTATTTCCGTGACCCGGATGGTTACTGGATCGAGATCAACGATGATAATAAATAG
- a CDS encoding tetratricopeptide repeat protein, translating into MKFYSWLIRYRLYLGLALIAVGVLANVYSGFWPAFPAYLIGLILIAGHFFIGPLRLIQEHMEAGDLDGAKRVLASIKYPNLLYKPIRSAFFTFKGQLAMMEQDFDSAEKNMKKGLDLGTPMKEVKGASMLQMGMISLQKNDFKQAEKYIRQAIREGLPDKENEAAAYLQMCNIMMNKREFRAAKEFFRKAKALKPATAEIVKQIKELEKHIPRLPG; encoded by the coding sequence ATGAAGTTTTATTCATGGCTTATACGTTACCGCCTATACCTGGGTCTGGCGCTGATAGCTGTGGGCGTACTGGCCAATGTCTACAGTGGTTTCTGGCCCGCCTTCCCCGCCTATTTAATCGGCCTGATCCTTATTGCCGGTCACTTTTTTATTGGCCCCCTTCGCCTTATTCAGGAACATATGGAGGCCGGCGATCTCGATGGCGCCAAACGCGTACTCGCTTCTATTAAATATCCCAACCTGCTGTATAAACCCATCCGTTCTGCCTTCTTTACCTTTAAAGGTCAGCTGGCTATGATGGAACAGGATTTTGATTCCGCAGAAAAAAACATGAAGAAAGGCCTCGATCTGGGCACGCCCATGAAAGAGGTAAAAGGCGCCAGCATGCTGCAAATGGGGATGATAAGTTTACAAAAGAACGACTTTAAACAAGCTGAAAAATACATTCGCCAGGCCATCCGTGAAGGGTTACCTGATAAGGAAAATGAAGCAGCCGCCTACCTGCAAATGTGTAATATCATGATGAACAAACGGGAGTTTCGTGCGGCAAAAGAGTTCTTCCGTAAGGCCAAGGCCCTGAAGCCTGCTACCGCAGAAATTGTTAAGCAGATCAAAGAATTGGAAAAACATATTCCCCGCCTGCCGGGGTAA